The stretch of DNA AAGGGTTTTACTTTTTGAATGTGCGTTGGGGAAGAgtgtgtgagaaagaagcatgggAGCCAAAATGGAAAAGGTGGGTCAGTTGCATCCTGAGGGCCGTCTCCCAGGGGAGGATTGGCCCAAGAAGGCATGCTATAAATGCAggggagtgagtgaatgaatgaatgagtttgagGCATAAGGAGTGATGATCTGAtcaaagcaaatttttaaaacaaatggttTCAAAAATCACGTTGGGTGTTTCAGAGTTCACAAGTGTTGGAAGCAGATGCACCTCCAACTTTCTTCCATTCTGGTCATGCTACCTGGGACACACCTCTTACCTCTCCAGAAAtcaatttctttgtctgtaaaatgggaatagcaAGAGCTGTTTGTAGGTTTGTATTTAAAGCAGGTACGTGGCACCAAGGCTGGTACTGGCTGCACTGCAGCTGGTGTTAGTACTGAGTTCATTCCCTTTGCCTGTCCTCAGTTCCCGCAGCACCCTGGGGGTCTGGAGGGCAGGGCTCCAACCACCTTTTCTAAAAGAAGACAGAGGCTTAGGCAGGTCAGGACTTTTCCTGGAGGCCCTTCCCCTCTTTGCAAACTCACCACTACCATTTCCTCatgtcctttctccttcctcggtgacctttcccttctctttctattGCACTTAAAAGTCTGCATCACATGATCTAGAAAGAACTTAAGTACAATCATATGTACTTCTTCTTGCCCCAGATTTTAAGTTCCTCAAgggaataaattatatttttttccttaaaaatcataaaaataatagatgATGATGCATAGAACTTTAAATAGTATGGCGAggtaaaaagtagaaaacaaaggTTCCCTGACTTCCATTCTCATGCTCAGAGATAATGCtttgtctatttttctagaaGTAGTCTATGCTTATGAAATAAGGTATCATACAgcataaattcatatattttattaattttattatacatgGATGGCAATATgaatcattcatatatatataatcatcaTTGGTTTTTGTAAAGCCTGCCTATATATGTATCTGTTTATCTATTTAACTATTTACCCATCTCCTATCTATGAACCACcgttctgttcatttatttatccccatttcagatttccatttacctcctcacacaactgtcatatctatatctattcaaatatatctgtatataatcatatatagatatataggtatACATATCTATTTAGTAAGTTATTACATAAAATTGTGTTAATGTATCATTTAATCAGAATTGAatacatgtatatgcacatatacatgcacacacatatattcctAATCCCATTGTTCCCTATCAGTTCAGGTAAAGCTGCATTATTCTCATCAGGAGATGCATAGTGTTTCATCGTATAGAGATACCATCTGTGTCCTCTACCGCACTTTGTACTTTGCTTTCTTATACTTCTTCTTATACTTTGCTATTACAAACAACACTGCAATGTCAACTTGTACAGAAGCACCTTTACACACTTGTATGTGTTTATTGTCTGAAAATGTTGAGTTAAAATCCATGTTGCTCTcgccaaattatttttcaaagagagagaacaaTCTCTATGTCTACCTAGAAGGTGCAGATTAGAATTTGAGTCTTTGACAAAAACTGGAACTCTTTTCAGGAAACCATTAAGtgtgagaaaaaaataccattgtGGGTTGAGTTCAGTCTGAGTGCAGAAACACGGCCACTGTCTTAAGTGCCCCTACATCCCTAGCCCAGCGGTGGTGGACACCATCTCACTTACACCCCCCTAGACAGAGCGTAGTCATATGATCATACCTTACAGGCAGGGAAACTGGGAAATGTAGCTTAATCCTATCCACTATGATCTTGTAATTAGAGAagtgtggtggtggttggggaACGAGGTAGACCTTAGGTGACTCTGCCACCCATAGCAAGTTGCAGGACTTTATCCTGATGTCAGTGTAGGGTTGTATAGGACCAACTTATACAATTGACAGTTTTTCCCCAAAAGGACCTCTGGCAGTGGCCTTGGGCATGGGGGATTCACTGAGgacctactaggtgccaggcactaggcTGTGTGCTTCCCCTGCCTCATTCCTAACCACAAACCTATAAAGTGAGCCCTGGAAGTCCCAATAGACCTAGAAGGCTAAAGAtgtgaagggacttgcccaaggctgaGGATCTGACTCCACAACTGAGTGGCTGTAAAATCCATACCCTTGCTTTCCATGGCTCTGGCCGAGTAGGTGTGTAGCATGCATATTGCAACTATTGTTCAGCTCCTTCACCTCAACACTTAGGACTTGATGGCCAGGTGTCTGGTACATGCAACCCACACACCTTGCCTAACTTGgactctcttttcatttttcaggtcCTATCTGAGCTCCTTCACTTACTACAGTGACCTTGGTGGCACTCTCCCAAGGTGGCCACCCCAGGGCTTAACTAACCATGCAGGTCCTTGCTACTGTTGTTGAGGGTTCCCACCACTCCATCTTTGGGGCCTACACAATCCCTCCCTTCAGGTTCCAGCCTCGCAACAGGAACATGGACTGGAGGCGCATGAGTGTCCTGGATGTGGGCCGTGTGACACGGGAGATGGATGTGGCCACCCTGCAGGAGAACCTCATTGACATCACCTTCTGCACCTTGGACCAGGAGGTATGCAGCCACTGTTCGCAGCCTTTGGACCAGGCGCTGCTCAACGTGCTGCGCCTAGCGCAGCTCTCCATCGAGTACCTGCTGCACAGCCAGGACTTCCTGACTACCAGAGTGACCCAGCTGGAGGTACACCTGCAAGCCAGCCTGAGCCAGCAGTCACAGAGTCAGCAGGAGCTGGACTGCCGGGCTGAAGAGCTCAGAGGTTTGCAGGAGGAAAGGCACCGTCTGCGCAAGAAGATCAAAGATTTGCACCATCTTCTCCAACAGTCAGGTGGCCAGAGCTACTATATGGTGAGGAATATCAACAGGGCAAGGAGAGTGGGAGGCCTGGGTGGCCAGCCACTGGGCCACTTGGGCAACACCATCCCCTGAGCCCTGAGGCTTCTATGGGCCATAGTCATTGGTTAGGAGCAGATTTTAGAGACGCTCCTCATGGCCAGAGAGCCTGAATGTCTGGTTAGATTAtatctactgtgtgtgtgtgtgtagatcaTACAGGTGTGGCAGATGAGTATATGAGGGATGTGTGTGTATAGATGTGTGCAAATGGAGAGGTTGTGTCTAAGCATGTTTGAATGTATGAAgggggcatgtgtgtgtgcttatggAAGCTGTGAATATGTGTGTctcatgtgtgtatgtgaatatTTGGAGGGTATGTTTGTGTATGgtatgtgtgtgtagtgtgtggtGTGTAATGTGTGCTTGTGAGTATGTGGGAGTGtacatataaagatatatttatgaTTGTGTGAATGAGAGGGTGTATGTATGTCTaaaggtgtgtgtatgtgtggtaggtgtgagtgtatatgtgtgtatgcatgagggctttgtgtgtgcatgtagaGAGTGCTGTGTAAGGGTGTATgtaagaagtgtgtgtgtgtgtgtgtgtgatgagtgTGTGGCAAGGGACTGGTAGAGTGAGGCCCATTCTGGAAAAGGATCTCCATTATTTAACCAAATGACCTTTCATGAGCCAGAGTGGCATTTGAGCATTTGCATGTATTTGCATAGAAAGTGAGGTTTGGGGACAGTTGCCCTGTAATAAATTGTCATGTTGTCTGGAcctggtgccaggcactgaggataTAGTCACAAATCATGCTGGTTCAGATTTTCAAGAAATTCATAGTTTGATGGTAGGTGGGATAGAAGAAATCATTTCAATGGGGTGGTAGTTGACATAATTGGTGAATTGCTAATTATGACATAAGGGTCATAACCCTTTTAGTAGTAGTGACCAAACAACAATCTAAGCTGGGTTAGGCCAAGAAGgaatttattggttgatttaACTGAAAAATCCAGGGTTACGGTGCCCCAAAGGTGGGGCTTTTTCCCATGAACAAGATGGCACCAGAATCTCGTTTCTTTCTGTGAAGCTCTTGGCAATTCTTCCTCAGGGTGGATTCCACTCTCAGAGAGATCCTGACCCTGTGGTAGCAAGTTGGGCTGCAGTAGTGCCAACTTCTCATTTTTCAGGATTTAAGGTTGCTCTGCCAGAGGGCCAAAGTTGTTCCCAGAACCCCAGCTAGTATTTCATGCTCTCAGTGCCTCAGCCAGTCACAGGGCCCTGGAAATGCAGGGCTCTGATTGGCTTTGGTATCGGTCACGTGTTTCATGGAGCTGGGGTGGACTGAAGGCCATTCCTTGAGTGTAAGATAAGGGTAACTCCCCAGAAGAAAGCTGGGTGCTCTTATCAGAGGAAGAGGGTATGGCTAATATACTGCCAGAAATGAACAGATGTCCTTTGTAGGTGGAGAAAGTGTTAAGGTAAATGGCTGAGGagctgtgggagcacagaggtgggagaggaagagtgTTCCTGAGGTGGTGTTTAAATAAGCCTTGAATGTTGAGCACAGTTTTGTAAAGGAATGTTATGGGCAGGGGCAACCAAGGTGCCAGTGTGAGAAAGATGCTCAGGATAATGACTCTGGACAGCCTGAGGTGGGTTTGGGCAGGAGACTGGTGAGAGGtgtggcaggagaggagagcagagccaggTCACAGTGGCCTTAAACTATGTGGAAGGGAGTGCATTTTAGTATGAAGTCAGTGGCGGCTGTCCAACTTCAGGTACCTGTCTTTTGAGTGGGCTGCTGGAGGTGGGAACGGGGAAGCAGGCAAGGGTGTGATGAGGGGAAGGACTTGAAATGAGGAATAAGATGCTGTCTAAACTattccccactccacccacctcATATTGCTTCTGAAAACAAGAAACTTGTGTTATTTTAGAATTCCTGAGTAGGCAAAGTCTGTCAATCCAGGGTGTGAATGTAGGTTTAtatttgactgtgggtggtggaaAACCTCAAATTCTAGTTGTATGAACGAGATCTAAGTCTATTTTTCCCTGTTATGAATGCAGTCTAGAGGGAAGCATTCTGGGGCTAGTGTGAAATGCCACAACCGTCACGGACCCAGATCTTTAAGTGTTTCTCTGCCAACCTTATCATGTGACTTCTACCTTGTGGTCCAAGATAGCTGCCTAAATTCCACCTCCGAAGTCCACATTCaattcagcagggtggggcagggggaggaataTTGTGTCTCTTCCTTGAATGACACTTCCCAGTAGTTGCATATACTGCTTCTGCTTGCATGTCATTGGACAAGATTTTGTCCCATGGCCACACCTCTTGGCAAGGAAGGACGGGACATACAGTGTTTACTCTCATCAGCTTTATGACCAGCTAAAAATCAAGGTTTCTGTTGCTAAGGAAAAAGGTCAACGGGTATTGGGAGACCACTGGCCATTTCTGTCATAGTTGCTCTTTTGTGAAGACTGCAGATAATCTTTCCCTGTCCTCTATTGTCTGACAATGGCAGCCCGCAGTGCAGTGTTGGAAGAAGTTTGAAATTTCACAGTGAAAGGATGATGGGGTAGATTGGCAGTGTCTGAAAAACATGAGGAAAGTGAGGTGGACTCAGAGATGCTGTTGTTAGTGTCCTTGCTCTGGTGGTTGTCAACCCTGGGGTGGGATCTGGACAAgggtatcttttaaaaactttatattatggaaaatttcaaacatacccAACAATAGAGAGAGTAATATATTGGACCTTCATTTGCACTCTACCCAGCCCAATAGTTACCGACTCATGGCCAATGTTGTTGCATTTATTCCCCTACCCACTTCTCCCCAGCCCTGAACTGTTTTTGAAGTATATTCATCATATGATtttctctgtaaatattttagtatatatctCCAAATGGCAAGCATCCCCACTTTTAAACATAAACACAGTATCATCATCACACcataaaaaaccaacaaaaatttcTTAGTATCATCCCAAGGCTAGTCAGTGTTCAGAGTTCCTTAGGATACTAGTAGTGGTTTAAAGCTCAGTATATACATCTGGGGGGTTGACATGACCGCCTTACTcagtaaatgaatttttttgtATCAGAAGCAACCTGGTGGTCCCAAGGTAATGGGAGTTTTGACAGTGGTGGAATCCCAGGCTGACTGAGGTGACTTACTCCTGCACTTCCCACTGCTTCCTCTCTGTGTAGTGCCATCTGTGTGAGAAGACATTCCTGAGTGCCTCCTATCTGTGGAGCCACCTTCAACGCAGGCATGAGGGCACGGCGAAAGGCGGTGAGTCCAGGTGGCCCTTCTGGGACCGTGGAAGGACCTTGACTGGAATTTAGTGGGTGGTGGCACATACATCACCTAAGCTGCCGTCAGAACCTCATCATACATTGGAGGATGGGGTGATCCCGCCATCCATCCTGGAGATCTTACTTGGGGCTGGGAGGGTCTCTGAGCATGTGTGTAGAGCTAAAGAGCAGGGGGGCACACAGGTAGGTTCCAGTCTTGGTTTTGTCCCTTTCAGTTCTGTGACTATGGTCAGTGCTTccccctctgagtctcagtggcTTTCACTATGAGTGGGGCAGTTAGACTAAATGAATTAGAAGGGGCCTTCCCTCCCCTCATGCTACGAATCTTCTGTTCTCTGATGCTTACTATGAATGAGCTTACATGGGCTTAATGAGCAGTCAGACCAGTTCTTTGACTTTATTATTACATAGTCTGATTACGACATAATCACTTTAATTTTACTGTTGTAAATTCCAAATTGAGGCACAAAGCTGTATGTTTTCCCCATGGAGAGGTTTGCATGCTTTATAACCATTTCTTTTAAGGTTTCATAAGAAATAGCTGTTAAAACATACAATACAgacttgaaaatataaatataaaaatcccacaataaatcttatttttccttcattttaatttctttttcaaagaatagatttagcattttaaaacatgttccCTCAATGTACATGGTAAGTGGCAAAGCAGGTCTCAGACCGAGGTGTATAATTGGTGATGTAGGCAAGGGACTACACTCCACTGAATTTTTCCCCTAAACTGGTCATCCTCTGCTTGCATGGACCCCACAGAGTCACAGAAGCAGGAAGAGTCTAAGGAGGAGGTGGTACGAGACCTGCGGGCCCAGCTGACATCAACTCAAGAGGAGCTGACAGCCCTCTTGGAGAAGCAGCGGCAGCTGCAGGTAGGTGTGGAGAGTAGACATCAGGAGACTCAAGTCATTAACTGCCTGGGAACCT from Desmodus rotundus isolate HL8 chromosome 8, HLdesRot8A.1, whole genome shotgun sequence encodes:
- the LOC128781473 gene encoding cilium assembly protein DZIP1L-like, with protein sequence MQVLATVVEGSHHSIFGAYTIPPFRFQPRNRNMDWRRMSVLDVGRVTREMDVATLQENLIDITFCTLDQEVCSHCSQPLDQALLNVLRLAQLSIEYLLHSQDFLTTRVTQLEVHLQASLSQQSQSQQELDCRAEELRGLQEERHRLRKKIKDLHHLLQQSGGQSYYMCHLCEKTFLSASYLWSHLQRRHEGTAKGGESRWPFWDRGRTLTGI